One Candidatus Woesearchaeota archaeon DNA segment encodes these proteins:
- a CDS encoding nucleotidyl transferase AbiEii/AbiGii toxin family protein, whose protein sequence is MGLAIPLALRMKKESHRKIAAAQDIVVKEVYGMFNNAVFHGGTAIWRCYVGKRFSEDLDFYLPREVTKINELFNRLAKKGFTLKKRKIAANSVYSEMTLERVNLRFEATFQKKKGHLLDYENIDGTFTSVYSLTPEEFIIEKVHAYLKRRKIRDLYDLFFLTPSVTNQESVAPYLQQLMKQYQEPLDKQDLKTTILEGIIPQAKDMLEYLKRKWRSKNT, encoded by the coding sequence ATGGGACTTGCCATACCGCTTGCATTACGGATGAAGAAAGAATCACATCGAAAGATAGCTGCTGCGCAAGACATAGTTGTTAAAGAGGTCTATGGCATGTTTAATAACGCAGTCTTTCACGGTGGAACTGCCATCTGGAGATGTTACGTAGGAAAAAGATTTTCAGAAGATCTTGATTTTTATCTCCCACGGGAGGTTACCAAAATAAATGAGCTGTTCAACAGACTTGCGAAAAAAGGATTTACTCTCAAAAAAAGAAAAATTGCTGCGAATAGTGTTTATTCAGAAATGACGTTAGAACGGGTGAACCTTAGATTCGAAGCAACCTTTCAGAAAAAAAAGGGGCATCTGCTCGATTATGAGAATATAGACGGAACATTCACCAGTGTCTATTCCTTAACACCTGAGGAGTTCATCATCGAAAAGGTTCATGCCTATCTGAAACGAAGAAAAATACGAGATCTGTATGACCTTTTTTTCTTAACACCGTCCGTGACAAATCAGGAAAGCGTAGCACCCTACCTCCAACAGCTGATGAAACAGTACCAAGAACCACTTGATAAACAGGATCTTAAAACAACCATCCTTGAAGGAATTATCCCTCAAGCAAAGGATATGCTCGAGTACTTGAAGAGAAAATGGCGAAGCAAAAACACCTAG
- a CDS encoding O-methyltransferase, whose translation MDRAKQVLDEIEQMAQQQFLPLVGRAKGKILHELIKKHKVNYILEVGTLFGYSAILMAQALPEDGKITTIEIDAHHTTVAEQMIAKAGLSKKITVMHGDALEILPQLSDLFDLIFLDAQKTQYSDYLKHLEKNLKPGSVLVADNVGIFRDKVQDYLKLVKHSGKYESKTIIVPLGLREGNDAMEVSIRKEINK comes from the coding sequence ATGGACAGAGCAAAACAGGTACTTGATGAAATCGAACAAATGGCACAGCAGCAGTTTCTTCCCCTTGTTGGAAGAGCAAAGGGAAAAATTCTCCATGAGTTAATAAAAAAACATAAGGTAAACTATATTCTTGAAGTCGGAACGCTCTTTGGCTATTCAGCAATTCTCATGGCACAAGCTCTTCCCGAAGACGGAAAAATCACAACCATTGAGATTGACGCACATCACACGACAGTTGCAGAGCAAATGATTGCAAAGGCTGGATTGAGCAAGAAGATTACCGTTATGCATGGCGATGCCCTTGAGATTTTGCCGCAACTCTCTGATTTGTTTGACCTTATTTTCCTTGATGCGCAGAAAACGCAGTATAGTGATTATCTTAAACACCTCGAGAAAAACCTCAAGCCAGGTAGTGTTCTCGTCGCTGATAATGTGGGCATCTTTCGTGATAAAGTTCAAGATTATCTTAAGCTTGTAAAACATTCGGGAAAATATGAAAGTAAAACAATTATCGTTCCATTAGGACTTCGTGAAGGGAATGATGCTATGGAAGTAAGCATCAGAAAAGAGATAAATAAATAA